One part of the Oceanihabitans sp. IOP_32 genome encodes these proteins:
- a CDS encoding TAT-variant-translocated molybdopterin oxidoreductase has product MSSNKKYWKSVEELNENSSIVETLKQNEFVEEIPADEFLGDKNTLEKSSTTRRDFLKYIGFSTAAASLAACEGPVVKSIPYVLQPTEIVPGIANYYATTIANGFDFASVLVKTREGRPIKIQNNALATTNGNANARVNASVLGLYDSLRMQGPVKGDTYVDWSDFYTETNQSLTEIVASNKEIVLLTQTFASPSTSKLISEFAAKYTNVRHVVYDAVSESAALDAFQAKYGERALANYDFNKAMTIVSIGADFLGDWQGGGFDSGYSKNRVPNQGKMSRHIQFESNMSLTGANADKRVALTPSQQKTALAKLYSLVVGAAVSTSDLPAAIEDAITKAASQLKKAGSNGVVVTGIQDVNAQTLVLEINEALNSKAFDTKTPIKTRQGDDKAVAKLVADMNAGNIGALIMSGVNPMYTLPNASEFAEGLTNVDLSITFSMKADETSSLTDYIAAAPHYLESWGDVEFKKGHYALMQPTIRPLFDTMQFQEALLQWTDNTMSYHDYIRDTWGTSILGESSFNKALHDGVYVGTIATVTNNTQTEEEQADIQTPIDAARKLVASIQPVSGFELTLYTKVGMGDGQQANNPWLQEFPDPITRTTWDNYLTMSQADADALGVVNRHEANGGLNGSYVNLTVQGLDTPVKAPVIIQPGQAKGSVGLAFGYGRSLGLKSEMRTGVNAYALYQNFNTLQSVTIEALKEEHEFASVQLHTTLMGRGDIIKETTLEIFNTKDKEYWNPVPKVSLDHVETPVTSPEVDLWTEFDRSIGHHFNLAIDLNACTGCGACVIACHAENNVPVVGKEEVRRSRDMHWLRIDRYYSSEDTFTEDIEKKDRTKGLGIIGALGEMEIAAENPQVVFQPVMCQHCNHAPCETVCPVAATTHGRQGQNQMTYNRCIGTRYCGNNCPYKVRRFNWFLYNGNDEFDYHMNDDLGRMVLNPDVVVRSRGVMEKCSMCIQMTQKTILDAKRDGREIKDGEFQTACSAACSNGAMTFGDINDEESKVAKLKEDDRMYHLLEYVGTKPNVQYHTKVRNTTEV; this is encoded by the coding sequence ATGTCATCAAACAAGAAATACTGGAAAAGTGTTGAAGAGCTAAACGAAAATAGCTCAATTGTTGAGACGCTAAAACAAAACGAGTTTGTTGAAGAAATTCCTGCGGATGAGTTTTTAGGAGATAAAAACACGCTGGAAAAATCCTCGACAACACGTCGCGATTTTCTAAAATATATCGGTTTTAGTACTGCTGCGGCTTCTCTTGCTGCTTGCGAAGGTCCTGTAGTTAAATCTATTCCTTACGTTTTGCAGCCAACAGAAATTGTGCCTGGTATTGCCAATTATTACGCGACTACCATTGCCAATGGTTTCGATTTTGCGAGTGTTTTAGTTAAAACACGTGAGGGTCGTCCCATTAAAATTCAAAATAATGCGCTAGCTACTACAAACGGTAATGCCAATGCTCGTGTTAATGCATCGGTATTAGGACTGTATGACAGTTTAAGAATGCAAGGACCAGTTAAAGGTGATACGTATGTAGATTGGAGTGATTTTTATACGGAAACCAACCAGTCTTTAACAGAAATTGTAGCTTCAAATAAAGAAATTGTATTATTAACGCAAACCTTTGCAAGTCCGTCAACCAGTAAATTAATTTCTGAGTTTGCGGCTAAATACACCAATGTACGTCATGTGGTTTACGATGCGGTTTCAGAGTCTGCGGCCTTAGATGCTTTTCAAGCCAAGTACGGCGAGCGCGCTTTAGCCAATTACGATTTTAATAAAGCGATGACTATTGTGTCTATTGGAGCAGATTTCTTAGGCGATTGGCAAGGCGGTGGATTTGATTCTGGCTACTCAAAAAACAGAGTGCCAAATCAAGGTAAAATGTCACGCCACATTCAGTTTGAGTCTAATATGTCTCTAACAGGAGCAAATGCCGATAAACGGGTGGCCTTAACACCAAGCCAACAAAAAACAGCCTTAGCTAAATTGTACAGCTTAGTGGTTGGCGCAGCTGTTTCGACATCAGATTTACCAGCAGCCATTGAAGATGCCATCACGAAAGCGGCGTCTCAACTTAAAAAAGCGGGAAGTAATGGTGTGGTTGTTACAGGCATTCAAGATGTAAATGCACAAACCCTTGTTTTAGAAATTAATGAGGCTTTAAACAGCAAGGCTTTCGATACTAAAACACCAATAAAAACAAGACAAGGCGACGATAAAGCAGTGGCTAAATTAGTGGCCGACATGAATGCCGGAAATATTGGAGCTCTTATAATGAGCGGGGTAAACCCGATGTACACACTGCCAAATGCTTCAGAATTTGCCGAAGGGTTAACAAATGTTGATTTGTCCATTACCTTCTCCATGAAAGCAGACGAAACGTCTTCACTCACCGACTATATCGCGGCAGCACCGCACTACCTAGAATCTTGGGGTGATGTAGAATTTAAAAAAGGGCATTACGCCTTAATGCAACCAACCATTCGTCCTTTATTTGATACCATGCAATTTCAAGAGGCCTTGTTGCAATGGACGGATAATACGATGTCTTATCACGATTATATAAGAGATACCTGGGGCACTTCTATTTTAGGGGAGAGTTCATTTAATAAAGCACTGCATGATGGTGTTTATGTTGGAACGATTGCCACAGTTACAAACAATACACAGACTGAAGAAGAGCAAGCAGATATTCAAACGCCTATTGATGCCGCAAGAAAGCTAGTGGCTTCAATTCAACCCGTTTCTGGCTTTGAATTAACTCTGTATACTAAAGTTGGTATGGGCGATGGCCAGCAAGCGAATAACCCTTGGCTACAAGAATTTCCAGATCCCATTACCAGAACGACTTGGGATAATTATTTAACCATGTCTCAAGCAGACGCCGATGCCCTAGGGGTTGTAAATAGGCATGAAGCCAACGGAGGGTTAAACGGTAGTTATGTGAATCTAACCGTGCAGGGTCTAGACACGCCTGTTAAAGCGCCTGTTATTATCCAACCAGGGCAAGCCAAAGGTTCTGTTGGTTTAGCCTTTGGGTATGGTAGATCTTTGGGGCTTAAAAGTGAGATGCGAACTGGTGTTAATGCTTATGCCTTATACCAAAATTTTAATACCTTACAATCGGTTACTATTGAAGCTCTAAAAGAAGAGCACGAATTTGCATCGGTACAGTTGCACACTACTTTAATGGGGCGTGGTGATATTATTAAAGAGACGACTTTAGAAATATTTAACACAAAAGATAAGGAATATTGGAATCCTGTGCCTAAAGTATCTTTAGATCACGTTGAAACTCCAGTAACCTCTCCAGAAGTAGATTTATGGACCGAGTTTGATCGCTCGATTGGACATCATTTTAATTTAGCTATCGATTTAAATGCTTGTACCGGTTGTGGTGCTTGCGTTATCGCTTGTCATGCCGAAAACAATGTACCCGTTGTAGGTAAAGAGGAAGTACGCCGCAGTCGCGATATGCACTGGTTGCGTATTGATAGATATTATTCATCTGAAGATACATTTACTGAAGATATTGAGAAAAAAGACCGTACTAAAGGTTTAGGGATAATTGGAGCTCTTGGAGAAATGGAAATTGCTGCTGAAAATCCACAGGTTGTTTTTCAACCTGTTATGTGCCAGCACTGTAACCACGCGCCTTGTGAAACTGTTTGCCCAGTAGCAGCGACAACCCATGGGCGTCAAGGCCAAAATCAAATGACCTACAATCGTTGTATTGGTACACGATATTGCGGAAATAACTGTCCATACAAAGTGCGTCGTTTTAACTGGTTCTTATATAATGGAAACGATGAGTTCGATTATCATATGAACGACGATTTAGGGCGTATGGTATTAAATCCAGATGTTGTAGTACGTTCTCGTGGGGTAATGGAAAAATGTTCGATGTGTATTCAAATGACTCAAAAAACAATTTTAGATGCCAAGCGCGACGGTCGTGAAATAAAAGATGGAGAGTTCCAAACCGCATGTTCGGCAGCTTGTAGTAACGGGGCAATGACCTTTGGAGATATTAACGATGAAGAAAGTAAAGTTGCAAAACTTAAAGAAGATGATCGTATGTATCACTTATTGGAGTATGTAGGTACTAAGCCGAATGTGCAATACCACACAAAAGTAAGAAATACAACAGAAGTATAA
- a CDS encoding c-type cytochrome translates to MIQVIYRKLTTKILHVGFVILLTCTASVSAQEGDPVKGKALFNTNCAACHALDRKMTGPALRHTERNLIENEGLDREWLYAWIKNSAAMVKAGDPYAVKIFEEYDGAAMTAFPQLSNEDIDDILAYTEQDKPAPVVAETAVATDGAVVTSGSISNEIILGALAILFALLGAGLFIVNRTLRRFAAAQNIEIPVAKPKRTPLWKAFLQNQFLMIVVAIFFLLGSAYFAYGYFMQVGIDQGYEPVQPIHFSHRIHAGDNEVDCNYCHSSARASKHSGIPSLNVCMNCHKSIYEVAPETLAEGKELGVDYNAEIQKLYDAVGWDDEEQEYTGETQPVKWVRIHNLPDFVYFNHSQHVTVAGIECQTCHGPVEEMEIMYQHSSLTMGWCIDCHRTSEVDMGDNAYYTKIHAELTKKYGVEELTVAMQGGLECGKCHY, encoded by the coding sequence ATGATACAGGTAATTTACCGCAAACTAACCACAAAAATTCTTCATGTTGGTTTTGTTATTTTATTAACATGTACAGCTTCGGTCTCGGCTCAAGAAGGGGATCCTGTTAAGGGGAAGGCTTTATTTAATACAAATTGTGCGGCATGTCATGCTTTAGACCGTAAAATGACGGGGCCCGCTTTAAGACACACCGAAAGAAACTTAATTGAAAACGAAGGCTTAGACCGAGAATGGCTTTACGCATGGATTAAAAACAGTGCCGCCATGGTTAAGGCCGGAGATCCCTATGCTGTTAAGATTTTCGAAGAGTACGACGGTGCAGCAATGACGGCTTTTCCGCAGTTGTCTAATGAAGATATCGACGATATCTTAGCCTATACCGAGCAAGATAAACCTGCGCCAGTGGTTGCAGAAACTGCCGTTGCCACCGATGGCGCTGTGGTAACCTCAGGTAGCATTTCAAACGAAATCATATTAGGAGCCTTAGCTATTTTATTTGCTTTGTTGGGTGCGGGACTTTTTATTGTCAATAGAACACTACGCAGATTTGCGGCAGCTCAAAATATCGAAATTCCTGTGGCGAAACCGAAGCGCACACCTTTATGGAAAGCGTTTTTGCAAAATCAGTTTTTAATGATTGTAGTTGCCATATTTTTCTTATTGGGTAGCGCCTATTTTGCTTATGGATATTTCATGCAAGTGGGTATAGATCAAGGTTACGAGCCTGTGCAACCCATACATTTCTCGCACAGAATTCATGCCGGCGATAATGAAGTAGATTGTAATTATTGCCATTCTTCTGCACGAGCGTCCAAGCATTCTGGTATTCCTTCTCTAAATGTATGTATGAATTGTCATAAATCGATCTACGAAGTGGCACCAGAAACTTTAGCTGAGGGTAAAGAATTGGGTGTAGATTACAACGCAGAAATTCAAAAACTGTACGACGCCGTAGGTTGGGATGATGAAGAACAAGAGTATACTGGCGAAACACAACCTGTTAAATGGGTGCGTATTCATAATTTACCAGATTTTGTGTATTTTAACCATTCGCAACACGTTACAGTGGCTGGAATAGAGTGTCAAACCTGTCATGGGCCTGTTGAAGAAATGGAGATAATGTATCAGCATTCTTCTTTAACCATGGGTTGGTGTATAGACTGCCATAGAACATCGGAAGTAGATATGGGTGATAATGCATACTACACAAAAATACATGCCGAGTTAACAAAGAAATACGGTGTCGAAGAGCTTACTGTGGCTATGCAAGGCGGTTTAGAATGTGGGAAGTGCCACTATTAA
- a CDS encoding SPOR domain-containing protein translates to MLNLKFKLVTALCFLLIATVCHAQQGAVTINQDQNISTLLALKKELNKSEATPNRYKIQIYNGTRAAAQLAKKNFNTNYTEWPSKIIFDTPDFKIWVGNFRTRLEADRALRKIKTNFPNAFIFKPKK, encoded by the coding sequence ATGTTAAATTTAAAATTTAAGCTGGTAACTGCTCTCTGCTTTCTTTTAATAGCCACAGTTTGCCATGCTCAACAAGGAGCAGTAACCATAAATCAAGATCAGAATATTTCCACTCTACTCGCATTAAAAAAAGAACTCAATAAAAGTGAAGCTACTCCTAACAGATATAAAATACAGATATACAATGGCACGCGTGCTGCCGCTCAATTGGCTAAAAAGAATTTCAATACGAACTATACCGAATGGCCCTCTAAAATTATATTCGACACACCCGATTTTAAAATTTGGGTAGGCAATTTTAGAACGCGATTAGAGGCTGATCGTGCCTTACGAAAAATTAAAACCAATTTTCCCAATGCTTTTATTTTTAAACCTAAAAAATAA
- the infB gene encoding translation initiation factor IF-2: MAETVRLNKVLRELNISLDRAVEFLDSKGVEIEKRPTTKISQETYKILSDEFETDANKKMKSQKVSEEKLKEKEDLRIKREKELEEKQKAQADKEKAKQEEIVKASKPIAGPKTVGKIDLEPKKDKVESIKEKTPEASSKKAESKSETPKKEETQKEVIKATDKTVKKEEAKAVKKAAESITEKPKDPKPKVEETKAEDKPAETVKKEVVSNEDGVVIEERVETQYKKLSGPKIAGEKIDLSQFNKPKKKKDDKKTDAKAGAANKKKRRRISKAGAPGSGSTPGRPGTGRPGAGKPGSDRFKSKPGQGRRNVVKEEPSEEDVKRQVRETLEKLQGKSSRGKGARYRRDKRELHREQIEIDQQIEAAESKIIKVTEFVTASEMATMMDVGVTQIISACMSLGLMVTMNQRLDAETLSIVAEEFGYKVEFVDADIEDAIEEVEDKPEDLVSRAPIVTVMGHVDHGKTSLLDYIRKENVIAGESGGITQHIGAYGVQLENGQKIAFLDTPGHEAFTAMRARGAQVTDIAIIVAAADDAIMPQTKEAISHAQAAGVPIVFAINKIDKPEANPDKIKDGLAQMNLLVEDWGGKIQSHDISAKMGTGVKELLEKVLLEAELLELKANPNKPGQGTVVEAFLDKGRGYVSTVLVQSGTLRIGDYILAGQHSGKVKAMQDERGNDVLEAGPSTPVSVLGLDGAPQAGDKFNVFKDEREAKQIAAKRAQLQREQSVRTQRHITLDEIGRRIALGDFQELNIILKGDVDGSVEALTDSFQKLSTEEIQVNILHKGVGAITESDVLLASASDAIIIGFNVRPVGNARAIADKEEIDIRTYSIIYDAINELKDAMEGMLSPEFKEEILGTAEIREIFKVSKIGSIAGCMVTNGKILRSSSIRLIRDGVVVHTGELSSLKRFKDDVKEVSKGYDCGMQIKNYNDIEEGDVIEAFHQVEVKKRLK, from the coding sequence ATGGCTGAAACAGTTAGATTAAATAAAGTATTACGTGAGCTTAACATCTCTTTAGATCGTGCCGTGGAATTTCTGGATTCCAAAGGTGTGGAAATTGAGAAGCGCCCGACTACAAAAATTTCTCAGGAGACTTATAAGATTCTTTCTGATGAATTTGAGACCGACGCTAATAAGAAGATGAAGTCTCAAAAGGTAAGTGAGGAGAAGCTGAAGGAGAAGGAAGATTTGCGTATTAAACGTGAGAAGGAACTAGAGGAAAAACAGAAAGCCCAAGCAGATAAAGAAAAAGCTAAGCAAGAAGAAATCGTAAAAGCTTCAAAACCTATAGCTGGTCCTAAAACCGTAGGAAAAATAGATTTAGAACCAAAAAAGGATAAAGTAGAATCTATAAAAGAGAAGACTCCCGAGGCTAGTTCTAAAAAGGCGGAGTCAAAATCAGAGACTCCTAAAAAAGAAGAGACCCAGAAAGAGGTGATTAAAGCGACCGACAAAACTGTTAAAAAAGAAGAGGCTAAAGCAGTAAAAAAAGCAGCCGAATCTATAACTGAAAAGCCTAAAGACCCAAAGCCAAAAGTTGAAGAGACAAAAGCCGAGGACAAACCAGCCGAAACTGTTAAAAAAGAGGTGGTTTCTAATGAGGATGGTGTGGTTATTGAAGAACGTGTAGAAACACAATACAAAAAACTTAGCGGTCCAAAAATAGCAGGCGAAAAGATTGACCTATCTCAATTTAATAAGCCTAAGAAAAAGAAAGACGATAAAAAAACCGATGCTAAAGCAGGTGCGGCGAACAAGAAAAAGCGTCGCCGAATAAGCAAAGCTGGCGCTCCAGGATCTGGAAGTACGCCAGGTAGACCAGGTACGGGTAGACCAGGAGCTGGTAAACCAGGAAGCGATAGATTTAAATCTAAACCAGGCCAAGGACGACGAAACGTTGTAAAAGAAGAGCCTAGTGAAGAAGATGTAAAAAGACAAGTACGCGAGACCCTCGAAAAACTGCAAGGAAAATCGAGTAGAGGAAAAGGAGCTCGCTACAGAAGAGACAAAAGAGAACTGCACAGAGAGCAGATTGAAATTGATCAGCAAATTGAAGCGGCAGAGAGTAAAATCATTAAAGTTACCGAGTTTGTTACGGCAAGCGAAATGGCAACGATGATGGATGTTGGGGTAACTCAAATTATTTCGGCATGTATGTCCCTAGGTTTGATGGTTACTATGAATCAGCGATTAGATGCAGAGACCTTATCTATTGTAGCCGAAGAATTTGGTTATAAAGTAGAATTTGTTGATGCCGATATTGAAGACGCTATTGAAGAGGTTGAAGACAAACCTGAAGACTTAGTATCTCGTGCACCAATTGTTACCGTAATGGGACACGTTGATCATGGTAAAACTTCACTTTTAGATTATATTCGTAAAGAAAATGTTATTGCAGGAGAGTCTGGTGGAATTACTCAGCATATTGGAGCTTACGGAGTACAATTAGAAAACGGTCAGAAAATAGCATTCTTAGATACACCAGGTCACGAGGCCTTTACGGCCATGCGTGCACGTGGTGCTCAAGTAACCGATATTGCTATTATTGTGGCCGCCGCAGACGATGCCATAATGCCACAAACCAAAGAGGCTATCTCGCACGCGCAAGCTGCAGGTGTGCCAATTGTTTTTGCCATTAACAAGATTGATAAACCAGAAGCCAATCCAGATAAAATTAAGGATGGTTTAGCCCAAATGAATTTATTGGTGGAAGATTGGGGAGGTAAAATTCAATCTCACGATATTTCTGCAAAAATGGGAACAGGTGTAAAGGAATTACTTGAAAAAGTATTGCTAGAGGCAGAATTGTTAGAGCTTAAAGCGAATCCAAATAAACCAGGACAGGGTACCGTTGTTGAAGCCTTTTTAGATAAAGGACGTGGTTATGTCTCTACGGTATTAGTGCAATCGGGAACCTTGCGTATTGGCGACTATATTTTAGCTGGCCAGCATAGTGGTAAAGTTAAGGCCATGCAGGACGAACGAGGTAACGATGTTTTAGAAGCTGGACCATCAACTCCAGTATCTGTTTTAGGATTGGATGGAGCACCTCAGGCGGGCGATAAGTTTAATGTATTTAAAGATGAACGCGAAGCGAAGCAAATTGCTGCTAAACGTGCACAATTACAACGTGAGCAATCGGTTAGAACACAACGTCATATAACCCTTGACGAAATTGGTAGGCGTATTGCGCTTGGCGATTTCCAAGAATTAAATATTATTCTTAAAGGAGATGTAGATGGTTCTGTAGAAGCCCTTACGGACTCCTTCCAAAAATTATCTACTGAAGAAATTCAGGTTAATATCTTACATAAAGGTGTTGGTGCCATTACCGAGAGCGATGTTTTATTAGCTTCGGCTTCCGATGCTATTATCATCGGATTTAATGTACGACCAGTTGGAAACGCTAGAGCAATTGCAGACAAGGAAGAAATTGATATTAGAACCTATTCTATTATTTACGATGCCATTAACGAACTTAAAGATGCGATGGAGGGCATGTTGTCTCCAGAGTTTAAAGAGGAGATTTTAGGTACAGCAGAAATTCGAGAAATTTTCAAAGTATCAAAAATTGGTTCTATTGCAGGGTGTATGGTCACAAATGGTAAAATACTTAGAAGCTCAAGCATCCGTTTAATTAGAGACGGTGTTGTGGTACATACCGGCGAGTTATCTTCTCTAAAACGATTTAAAGACGACGTTAAAGAAGTTTCTAAAGGTTACGATTGTGGTATGCAAATTAAAAATTATAACGATATTGAAGAAGGTGATGTTATTGAGGCCTTCCATCAGGTAGAGGTTAAAAAACGATTGAAATAA
- the nusA gene encoding transcription termination factor NusA, whose amino-acid sequence MENIALIESFSEFKDDKFIDRVTLMAILEDVFRSALKKKYGDDDNFDIIVNPDKGDLEIWRNRTVVADGEVEDENQEISLTEARKIEPDFEVGEDVSEEVKLVDLGRRAILALRQNLISKIHEHDNTIIYKQFKDLVGEIYTAEVHHIRHRAVILLDDEGNEIVLPKDRQIPSDFFRKGDNVRGVIDAVELKGAKPTIIMSRSSPKFLEKLFEQEIPEVFDGLITIKNVVRIPGEKAKVAVDSYDDRIDPVGACVGMKGSRIHGIVRELGNENIDVINYTNNPQLYVTRALSPARVTSVSLNEETKRAEVILKPEEVSKAIGRGGHNIRLAGQLTGYEIDVFREGAEEDVELREFTDEIESWIIDEFSKAGLDTAKSILELDVLDLVKRTDLEEETINDVLRILREEFEE is encoded by the coding sequence ATGGAGAATATAGCGTTAATTGAATCTTTTTCAGAATTCAAAGACGATAAGTTTATTGACAGAGTAACGTTAATGGCTATTTTAGAAGATGTATTTAGAAGTGCTTTAAAAAAGAAATATGGCGACGACGATAATTTTGATATTATTGTAAATCCAGATAAAGGTGATTTAGAAATTTGGAGAAACCGAACCGTTGTTGCAGATGGTGAAGTAGAAGATGAAAATCAAGAAATATCGCTAACAGAAGCTCGTAAAATAGAGCCTGATTTTGAAGTGGGTGAAGATGTGTCTGAAGAAGTAAAGCTCGTAGATTTAGGAAGACGAGCTATTCTAGCTTTACGACAAAATTTAATCTCCAAAATACATGAACACGACAATACTATTATCTATAAACAGTTTAAAGATTTAGTAGGTGAGATTTACACAGCAGAAGTACACCATATACGTCACCGCGCTGTTATTCTATTAGACGACGAAGGCAACGAAATTGTACTGCCAAAAGACAGACAAATACCTTCAGATTTCTTTAGGAAAGGCGATAATGTTCGCGGGGTTATTGATGCTGTAGAACTAAAAGGTGCCAAACCCACTATCATCATGTCAAGAAGCTCGCCTAAGTTTTTAGAGAAACTTTTCGAGCAAGAAATCCCTGAAGTTTTTGATGGTCTAATCACCATTAAAAATGTAGTTAGAATACCAGGCGAAAAAGCTAAAGTAGCTGTAGATTCTTATGACGATAGAATAGACCCAGTAGGAGCATGTGTGGGCATGAAAGGCTCTCGTATTCACGGTATTGTTCGCGAATTAGGAAATGAAAATATCGATGTCATAAATTACACTAATAATCCGCAGCTTTATGTCACTCGAGCTTTAAGTCCGGCACGAGTAACGTCGGTTAGCTTAAACGAAGAGACTAAAAGAGCCGAGGTTATTTTAAAGCCTGAAGAGGTGAGTAAAGCTATTGGTAGAGGTGGGCATAATATCCGTCTAGCCGGGCAGTTAACGGGTTACGAGATAGACGTGTTTAGAGAAGGCGCAGAAGAAGATGTAGAATTAAGAGAGTTTACCGACGAAATTGAAAGCTGGATTATCGACGAATTTAGCAAAGCAGGATTAGACACTGCGAAGAGTATTTTAGAATTAGATGTGTTAGACTTAGTTAAAAGAACAGATCTAGAAGAAGAAACAATTAATGATGTTCTTAGAATTTTAAGAGAGGAATTCGAAGAATAA
- the rimP gene encoding ribosome assembly cofactor RimP: MFKNTVTDLLEAALAERSDLFLIDFSIDSDNHIKIIIDGDQGVLVEDCIFISRAIEHHIDREEHDFSLDVMSAGATAPLAHNRQFKKNIGRTLEVRTDAEKIEGVLAQATDEAITLEWKVREPKPVGKGKTTVKKEANIAYNDIVEAKVMIKF, from the coding sequence ATGTTTAAAAACACAGTTACAGACTTATTAGAGGCCGCTTTGGCAGAGCGTTCAGATTTATTTTTAATCGATTTTTCTATCGACAGTGATAATCATATTAAAATCATAATAGACGGCGATCAAGGTGTTTTGGTTGAAGATTGTATCTTTATAAGTCGAGCCATCGAACATCATATAGACCGAGAAGAGCATGATTTTTCTTTGGACGTTATGTCGGCTGGAGCAACTGCCCCATTAGCGCATAATAGACAGTTTAAAAAAAATATAGGCAGAACATTAGAAGTGAGAACTGATGCTGAAAAAATAGAAGGTGTTCTGGCTCAAGCCACAGATGAGGCAATTACCTTAGAATGGAAAGTTAGAGAGCCTAAGCCAGTTGGCAAGGGTAAAACTACAGTAAAGAAGGAAGCAAACATTGCTTACAACGACATTGTAGAAGCAAAAGTTATGATTAAATTTTAA